The DNA window GGTGACCACCGAGGGGGAGGCGCCGGCCAGGAACGCTGCGCGCTCCTCGTTGGCGGTCAGGCCCTTGATCATCTTGTCGGCCATCACATAGCTGGTGTTCTTCAGCAGACGGATGGACTCCAGCAGGTTCGCAGCCATCACCGGGATGCCGACGTTGAGCTCGAAGGCGCCGTTGGTGGAGGACAGTGCGACGGTGGTGTCGTTGCCGATCACCTGTGCGCAGACCTGGATGGCCGACTCGCAGATCACCGGGTTCACCTTGCCGGGCATGATGGAGGAGCCGGGCTGCAGATCCGGGATCGCCAGCTCGCCCAGTCCGGTGTTCGGACCCGAGCCCATCCAGCGCAGGTCGTTGTTGATCTTCATCAGCGAGTAGGCGATGTTGCGCAGCTGACCGGAGGCCTCCACCAGGCCGTCACGGTTGGCCTGGGCCTCGAAGTGATCGCGGGCCTCAGTCAGCGGAAGACCGGAGTCCTCGGCCAGGGACCTGATGGCCTTCTCCGCGAAGCCCAGGGGAGTGTTGATGCCGGTGCCCACAGCGGTGCCGCCCAGCGGGACCTCGGCAACGCGCGGCAGAGCGGACTCGATGCGCTCGATGCCGTAGCGCACCTGTGCCGCGTAGCCGCCGAACTCCTGGCCCAGGGTCACCGGGGTGGCGTCCATCAGGTGGGTGCGGCCGGACTTCACGATGCTGCCGAACTCGCCGGCCTTGGCCTCCAGAGCCTCAGCCAGGTAGGTCAGCGCAGGCTTGAGATCGTTGACCAGAGCGGAGGTGGCGGCCACGTGCACCGAGGTCGGGAAGACGTCGTTGGAGGACTGGGAGGCGTTGACGTGGTCGTTGGGGTGGACTTCCTTGTCCGACCCCTGCTCCTTGAGGTGCCGGTTGGCCAGCGTGGCCAGGACCTCGTTGGTGTTCATGTTGGAGCTGGTGCCGGATCCGGTCTGGAACACGTCCACGGGGAAGTGCTCGTCCAGCTCACCGGACTCCACCTGCTCGGCGGCGATCACGATGGCGTCGGCCAGTTCGGCGTCGAGGACGCCCAGCTCTTTGTTGGCCAGGGCCGCGGCCTTCTTCACACGGGCCAGCGCCTCGATGTGTGCCCGCTCCAGGGTGCGCCCGGAGATCGGGAAGTTCTCCACGGCGCGCTGGGTCTGTGCGCGGTAGAGCGCCTGGGCGGGCACCTTCACCTCGCCCATGGTGTCGCGCTCGATACGGTATTCAGTCTGGGATGCAGAGGAATCTGTCATGGGCCCCAGTCTAATGACCGGCGGCCGCCCCGATGCCACTGTGACGGGAACTATAGGTTCCCCACTGTGGTGACCAGGTCGGCCCGCCCCTCGGCCAGGCGGTAGGTCACGCCCACCACTGCGGTGCGTCCCTCCTCCACGGCGGCGTGGAGAGCCCGCGAGTGGTCCACCAGTCGGTCGGCGGTCTGCTTCACATGCTCCTCAACAGTGTCGTTGACCGAGCTCAGTCCCTGCTGCTGGGCGGCGAGCACCGAGGGGAAGATCCGCTCGACCAGGCCGCGCACATGGCCGGAGGGCATGGTGCCGCTCTCCGAGGAGCTCAGTGCCGCAGAGACCGCTCCGCAGGAGTCGTGGCCGAGCACGATGATCAGCGGGACCCCGAGCTCGTCCACGCTGAACTCCAGGGAGCCCAGCACGGCGTCGTCGATGACCTGCCCGGCGGTGCGCACCACGAACACATCGCCCAGTCCGACGTCGAAGATGATCTCAGCGGCCAGCCGTGAGTCGGAGCAGCCGAAGATGACCGCCATGGGGTGCTGCGCCTCGGTCAGCGAGGAACGGCGGGCCGCGTTCTGGTTGGGGTGGTTCACCTCGCCGCTGACGAAGCGGGCGTTGCCCTCCTGCAGGGTCTGCCAGACCTCTGCCGGGGTCAGCTGTGTGGAGGTCTCACTCATCCTCGGTCTCCTCTTCCTGTGCGGTCTCATCCTGCTCAGCGTCATCCTGCTGAGCATCCTGCTCATCGTCCTGCTCGGCGCTGGGATCCTCGACCTCGGCCTCGTCATCTGCGGGCACGTCGGGTTCCTGGTCCAGGGCCTCGACCACGGCGGTCAGCGCGATCTCCAGGTCCTCCTCGGAGGCGTCGCCGCCGAGGACCACGGTGGTGCCGTCGACGTCGTTGTGCTCCTCGGTGAGCACGAACCACGTGCGGTCCTCGTCTCCGTGGAAGACCTCGAAGACCAGTCCGTCCACGGTCTGCGTGCCTGAGGGGGTGGCTCCCTCGGTCTCCTCAGAGATCCAGGTGGGGTTTCCCTGGTCGCTCTGGGAGAAGCCTACGAAGGTCATGGAGTCGGTGGTGAATCCGACCTCCCAGAGCGGGATGCCCTGCTCCGACTGGTGCTCCCAGTAGGCGTAGTTGGCCGACCATTCCTCCGGAACGTCGGGGGCCGCCGGCAGGAACTCTGCGCTGCGGCCGGCATGCACCGCCTCCACTGGGACGTCCTCGTCACGCTGGTAGGGCTCGGCATCCGGTTCCGGGTTCATCATGAGGAAGGCGACGACGGCGGCCACGGTCACCATCATCGTGATGATCATGCCGATCATCGGCTGGGAGAGCCGCTTGACCTGGGAACGGGTCAGCTGCGGCGTGGGCTGCTCCTCGCTGCCCTGTTCCGCCGTGTCCTCAGCGGGGGAGCCGGCGTCGTCCTCATCCGGGCGGGGAGTGTTCTGGTCAGGATCGGTCACCCGATCATTCTACGGTCTGCGCCCTGCTCAGCGCGGCCCCAGCCCCGTGTCAGCCGCGTCATCCGCAGACGGGGCCGAGTCATCCGGCGACGCGGACCGATCGCTGTGGATATGATCGGGAGCAGACCGACCGGTGTGCCTGGCAGCAGCGGTGACCACGAGAGATGGCCGAGGATGTCCATGAACGAATCTCAGAACCACGAGAACTACTCCCACCTGTCCCCGCGCCTTGCGGTCGGTGATTCCGAGCCGGATCGCAACCTCGCGCTGGAGCTGGTCCGTGTGACCGAGGCGGCGGCCATCGCCGGCGGCGCCTGGATCGGCTACGGAGACAAGAACGGAGCCGACGGTGCGGCAGTGGACGCCATGCGCTCGCTGCTGGACACGGTGAACCTCAGCGGCGTGGTGGTCATCGGTGAGGGCGAGAAGGACGAGGCGCCCATGCTGTTCAACGGCGAACGGGTGGGCAACAGCGGCGCTGAGGACGCCCCGGAGGCCGACGTGGCCGTGGATCCGATCGACGGCACGCGGCTGACCGCACTGGGCTACAACAATGCGCTCTCCGTGCTGGCCGTCTCCGAACGCGGATCCATGTTCGACCCCTCGGCCGTCTTCTACATGGACAAGCTGGTGACCGGTCCGGAGGCCGCCGACATGGTCGACCTGCGGCTTCCGGTCAAACAGAACCTGCACCTGATCGCCAAGGCCAAGCGCAAGCGGATCAACCAGCTCAACGTCTGTGTGCTGGACCGTCCGCGGCACTCCAAACTGGTCGAAGAGATCCGAGAGGCCGGGGCGCGCACCCGCTTCATCATGGACGGCGATGTGGCAGGCGGCATCGCCGCCGCCCGCGAGGACTC is part of the Nesterenkonia lacusekhoensis genome and encodes:
- a CDS encoding class II fumarate hydratase → MTDSSASQTEYRIERDTMGEVKVPAQALYRAQTQRAVENFPISGRTLERAHIEALARVKKAAALANKELGVLDAELADAIVIAAEQVESGELDEHFPVDVFQTGSGTSSNMNTNEVLATLANRHLKEQGSDKEVHPNDHVNASQSSNDVFPTSVHVAATSALVNDLKPALTYLAEALEAKAGEFGSIVKSGRTHLMDATPVTLGQEFGGYAAQVRYGIERIESALPRVAEVPLGGTAVGTGINTPLGFAEKAIRSLAEDSGLPLTEARDHFEAQANRDGLVEASGQLRNIAYSLMKINNDLRWMGSGPNTGLGELAIPDLQPGSSIMPGKVNPVICESAIQVCAQVIGNDTTVALSSTNGAFELNVGIPVMAANLLESIRLLKNTSYVMADKMIKGLTANEERAAFLAGASPSVVTPLNKHIGYEAAAEIAKHAVKNKKTVREAVVELGYLERGELTEQQLDEALDVLSMTQPG
- a CDS encoding carbonic anhydrase, translating into MSETSTQLTPAEVWQTLQEGNARFVSGEVNHPNQNAARRSSLTEAQHPMAVIFGCSDSRLAAEIIFDVGLGDVFVVRTAGQVIDDAVLGSLEFSVDELGVPLIIVLGHDSCGAVSAALSSSESGTMPSGHVRGLVERIFPSVLAAQQQGLSSVNDTVEEHVKQTADRLVDHSRALHAAVEEGRTAVVGVTYRLAEGRADLVTTVGNL
- a CDS encoding DUF4245 domain-containing protein, whose translation is MTDPDQNTPRPDEDDAGSPAEDTAEQGSEEQPTPQLTRSQVKRLSQPMIGMIITMMVTVAAVVAFLMMNPEPDAEPYQRDEDVPVEAVHAGRSAEFLPAAPDVPEEWSANYAYWEHQSEQGIPLWEVGFTTDSMTFVGFSQSDQGNPTWISEETEGATPSGTQTVDGLVFEVFHGDEDRTWFVLTEEHNDVDGTTVVLGGDASEEDLEIALTAVVEALDQEPDVPADDEAEVEDPSAEQDDEQDAQQDDAEQDETAQEEETEDE
- the glpX gene encoding class II fructose-bisphosphatase, with protein sequence MNESQNHENYSHLSPRLAVGDSEPDRNLALELVRVTEAAAIAGGAWIGYGDKNGADGAAVDAMRSLLDTVNLSGVVVIGEGEKDEAPMLFNGERVGNSGAEDAPEADVAVDPIDGTRLTALGYNNALSVLAVSERGSMFDPSAVFYMDKLVTGPEAADMVDLRLPVKQNLHLIAKAKRKRINQLNVCVLDRPRHSKLVEEIREAGARTRFIMDGDVAGGIAAAREDSGVDALMGTGGTPEGIVTACAIKAVGGVIQGRLAPTDDSEREAAEAAGHDLEKVLTTHDLVSSDNCYFAATGITDGDLLRGVTYSGDRVTTQSIVMRSKSGTVRIVEAEHRARKWESYTR